The Malus domestica chromosome 06, GDT2T_hap1 genome has a segment encoding these proteins:
- the LOC103443559 gene encoding U-box domain-containing protein 52-like: MEDEDYVPMEAKDFYKIYVKAGALSPEIVKNPEIQEEDSESPNFTESTSKNVVVNDVYVAVGKDDTDVLKWTLENAASSGSTRVFLVHVFPPVTHVPTPVGRLARSQLNDDQVRLYVKEESNKRSNLMQKYVNLCNDAKVTAETILLESNCTEKSIVELIPVLSITHLVIGTKRHSRPARKQLLLGEFVKNNAPDFCEVSIVHKGNKVEVNHQVDGPTTPENTRHFEKTLLFSCFPVRGKAKIS; encoded by the exons ATGGAAGACGAAGATTATGTTCCGATGGAAGCCAAGGATTTTTACAAGATTTACGTTAAAGCAGGCGCGTTGTCGCCGGAGATTGTGAAGAATCCGGAGATACAAGAAGAGGATAGCGAGAGTCCTAATTTCACAGAAAGTACTAGCAAAAATGTAGTCGTCAACGATGTTTATGTTGCTGTTGGCAAAGATGACACAGATGTTCTGAAATGGACGCTTGAGAATGCTGCTTCCTCCGGTAGTACTCGAGTTTTTCTTGTCCATGTCTTCCCTCCGGTCACCCACGTCCCCACACCCG TTGGAAGGTTAGCAAGGAGCCAATTAAACGACGATCAAGTGCGATTATATGTTAAAGAAGAGAGTAACAAGAGGAGTAACCTCATGCAGAAATACGTGAACTTGTGCAATGATGCCAAG GTAACCGCGGAAACAATACTCCTCGAGAGCAATTGCACAGAAAAATCAATTGTTGAACTTATTCCTGTTCTTAGCATTACTCACCTTGTCATAGGAACAAAAAGGCATTCAAG GCCAGCGAGAAAACAATTGTTGTTAGGGGAATTTGTCAAGAACAATGCACCGGACTTTTGTGAGGTTAGCATCGTTCATAAAGGCAATAAGGTGGAGGTCAATCATCAAGTAGATGGTCCAACAACGCCAGAAAATACTCGTCACTTTGAAAAAACCCTTCTCTTTTCATGCTTTCCAG TTCGCGGGAAGGCCAAGATTTCTTAA
- the LOC114819119 gene encoding DEAD-box ATP-dependent RNA helicase 30-like isoform X2, giving the protein MYASDNRYADVNSYREHRSDLVGPAPAVAPQLGTAYGRGGGEAPYGGPPPAVASYSVRVGGPTLGPGDFNGYPPFQPPFERFNIGRGGGNGSFGGRASNGHVGGGRGRGGIGGGGRFGGGGRGFDGGRGGGRSFGGSRGGGAGFGGGRGVGGRGGGRHGGSSRGDLDNIMLPKQDFGNLVPFEKNFYAESPSVRAMSEHDVMVYRTRREITTEGHDIPKPIQMFEDTDFPDYCLEVIAKLGFVEPTPIQAQGWPMALKGRDLIGIAETGSGKTLSYLLPALVHISAQPRLAQGEGPMVLVLAPTRELAVQIQEEALKFGLRSNIRSTCIYGGAPKGPQIRDLKRGVEIVIATPGRLIDMLEAQHTNLRRVTYLVLDEADRMLDMGFEPQIRKIVSQTRPDRQTLYWSATWPREVESLARQFLRNPYKVIIGSASLKANQSINQVVDVVTEVEKYNRLIKLLKEAMVGSRILIFVETKKGCDHVTKQLRMDGWPALSIHGDKNQAERDWVLAEFKSGRNPIMTATDVAARGLGRCHHT; this is encoded by the exons ATGTACGCCTCCGACAATCGATACGCCGACGTCAACTCCTACCGTGAGCACCGCAG TGACCTAGTGGGTCCAGCGCCTGCGGTGGCGCCACAGTTAGGCACCGCCTATGGCCGTGGCGGTGGGGAAGCTCCGTATGGGGGCCCGCCGCCTGCGGTTGCTTCATATTCGGTAAGAGTGGGTGGACCGACATTGGGTCCAGGAGACTTTAATGGGTACCCGCCGTTCCAGCCCCCTTTCGAGCGGTTCAATATCGGCCGAGGTGGTGGTAATGGGAGCTTTGGTGGTAGAGCGTCGAATGGTCATGTTGGTGGTGGAAGGGGTCGTGGTGGtattggtggtggtgggagATTTGGTGGCGGTGGCAGGGGTTTTGATGGAGGCCGTGGTGGCGGTAGGAGCTTTGGTGGTAGTCGTGGTGGAGGTGCGGGTTTTGGCGGTGGGCGTGGAGTTGGTGGAAGAGGAGGAGGTAGGCATGGTGGCTCGTCAAGAGGAGACTTGGATAATATTATGCTTCCCAAGCAAGATTTTGGAAACTTGGTACCTTTTGAGAAGAACTTCTATGCTGAAAGTCCTTCTGTGAGGGCAATGTCAGAACATGATGTTATGGTGTATCGTACGAGGCGGGAGATTACCACCGAAGGGCATGATATCCCAAAACCGATTCAGATGTTTGAGGACACGGATTTCCCTG ATTACTGCCTAGAGGTGATTGCGAAATTGGGTTTTGTTGAACCAACACCAATTCAGGCTCAAGGATGGCCAATGGCATTAAAGGGTAGAGATTTAATTGGCATTGCCGAGACTGGTTCTGGTAAGACTTTGTCTTATCTGCTGCCGGCGCTGGTACATATTAGCGCACAGCCTCGGTTAG CTCAGGGAGAAGGTCCTATGGTGTTAGTATTAGCACCTACTCGAGAATTGGCAGttcaaattcaagaagaagctTTAAAATTTGGTTTACGTTCCAATATTAGGAGTACTTGCATATATGGCGGTGCTCCAAAAGGACCCCAAATACGCGATCTTAAAAGAG GGGTTGAGATTGTGATAGCTACGCCTGGCCGACTGATAGATATGTTGGAAGCTCAGCATACAAATTTGCGAAGAGTGACTTACCTAGTTTTAGATGAGGCTGATAGGATGTTGGACATGGGATTTGAGCCGCAGATAAGGAAAATTGTTTCTCAA ACCCGACCAGATCGGCAGACTTTGTATTGGAGTGCCACGTGGCCAAGGGAGGTTGAAAGTTTAGCAAGGCAGTTTTTACGTAACCCATATAAG GTAATCATTGGATCAGCAAGCCTTAAAGCAAACCAATCCATAAACCAAGTTGTTGATGTTGTGACGGAGGTGGAGAAATACAATAG GCTGATCAAATTGCTCAAAGAAGCGATGGTTGGGAGCCGAATTCTGATTTTTGTGGAGACGAAAAAGGGATGCGACCACGTTACTAAACAATTGAGGATGGATGGATGGCCAGCTCTATCCATCCACGGTGATAAAAACCAGGCCGAAAGGGACTGGGTCTTGGCTGAGTTTAAAAGTGGCAGGAATCCTATAATGACTGCCACTGATGTGGCTGCGCGAGGTCTTG GCAGGTGCCATCACACGTGA
- the LOC114819119 gene encoding DEAD-box ATP-dependent RNA helicase 30-like isoform X1, translated as MYASDNRYADVNSYREHRSDLVGPAPAVAPQLGTAYGRGGGEAPYGGPPPAVASYSVRVGGPTLGPGDFNGYPPFQPPFERFNIGRGGGNGSFGGRASNGHVGGGRGRGGIGGGGRFGGGGRGFDGGRGGGRSFGGSRGGGAGFGGGRGVGGRGGGRHGGSSRGDLDNIMLPKQDFGNLVPFEKNFYAESPSVRAMSEHDVMVYRTRREITTEGHDIPKPIQMFEDTDFPDYCLEVIAKLGFVEPTPIQAQGWPMALKGRDLIGIAETGSGKTLSYLLPALVHISAQPRLAQGEGPMVLVLAPTRELAVQIQEEALKFGLRSNIRSTCIYGGAPKGPQIRDLKRGVEIVIATPGRLIDMLEAQHTNLRRVTYLVLDEADRMLDMGFEPQIRKIVSQTRPDRQTLYWSATWPREVESLARQFLRNPYKVIIGSASLKANQSINQVVDVVTEVEKYNRLIKLLKEAMVGSRILIFVETKKGCDHVTKQLRMDGWPALSIHGDKNQAERDWVLAEFKSGRNPIMTATDVAARGLDVKDIKCVINYDFPSSLEDYVHRIGRTGRAGAAGTALTFFTHANAKFTRDLIKILQEAGQVVSPALAAMARSSGSFGGSGGNFRNRGRGGGFGNRGMSSGSNTVPIGYKRPW; from the exons ATGTACGCCTCCGACAATCGATACGCCGACGTCAACTCCTACCGTGAGCACCGCAG TGACCTAGTGGGTCCAGCGCCTGCGGTGGCGCCACAGTTAGGCACCGCCTATGGCCGTGGCGGTGGGGAAGCTCCGTATGGGGGCCCGCCGCCTGCGGTTGCTTCATATTCGGTAAGAGTGGGTGGACCGACATTGGGTCCAGGAGACTTTAATGGGTACCCGCCGTTCCAGCCCCCTTTCGAGCGGTTCAATATCGGCCGAGGTGGTGGTAATGGGAGCTTTGGTGGTAGAGCGTCGAATGGTCATGTTGGTGGTGGAAGGGGTCGTGGTGGtattggtggtggtgggagATTTGGTGGCGGTGGCAGGGGTTTTGATGGAGGCCGTGGTGGCGGTAGGAGCTTTGGTGGTAGTCGTGGTGGAGGTGCGGGTTTTGGCGGTGGGCGTGGAGTTGGTGGAAGAGGAGGAGGTAGGCATGGTGGCTCGTCAAGAGGAGACTTGGATAATATTATGCTTCCCAAGCAAGATTTTGGAAACTTGGTACCTTTTGAGAAGAACTTCTATGCTGAAAGTCCTTCTGTGAGGGCAATGTCAGAACATGATGTTATGGTGTATCGTACGAGGCGGGAGATTACCACCGAAGGGCATGATATCCCAAAACCGATTCAGATGTTTGAGGACACGGATTTCCCTG ATTACTGCCTAGAGGTGATTGCGAAATTGGGTTTTGTTGAACCAACACCAATTCAGGCTCAAGGATGGCCAATGGCATTAAAGGGTAGAGATTTAATTGGCATTGCCGAGACTGGTTCTGGTAAGACTTTGTCTTATCTGCTGCCGGCGCTGGTACATATTAGCGCACAGCCTCGGTTAG CTCAGGGAGAAGGTCCTATGGTGTTAGTATTAGCACCTACTCGAGAATTGGCAGttcaaattcaagaagaagctTTAAAATTTGGTTTACGTTCCAATATTAGGAGTACTTGCATATATGGCGGTGCTCCAAAAGGACCCCAAATACGCGATCTTAAAAGAG GGGTTGAGATTGTGATAGCTACGCCTGGCCGACTGATAGATATGTTGGAAGCTCAGCATACAAATTTGCGAAGAGTGACTTACCTAGTTTTAGATGAGGCTGATAGGATGTTGGACATGGGATTTGAGCCGCAGATAAGGAAAATTGTTTCTCAA ACCCGACCAGATCGGCAGACTTTGTATTGGAGTGCCACGTGGCCAAGGGAGGTTGAAAGTTTAGCAAGGCAGTTTTTACGTAACCCATATAAG GTAATCATTGGATCAGCAAGCCTTAAAGCAAACCAATCCATAAACCAAGTTGTTGATGTTGTGACGGAGGTGGAGAAATACAATAG GCTGATCAAATTGCTCAAAGAAGCGATGGTTGGGAGCCGAATTCTGATTTTTGTGGAGACGAAAAAGGGATGCGACCACGTTACTAAACAATTGAGGATGGATGGATGGCCAGCTCTATCCATCCACGGTGATAAAAACCAGGCCGAAAGGGACTGGGTCTTGGCTGAGTTTAAAAGTGGCAGGAATCCTATAATGACTGCCACTGATGTGGCTGCGCGAGGTCTTG ATGTGAAGGACATAAAATGTGTGATCAATTATGATTTTCCATCAAGCCTTGAGGATTATGTTCACAGGATCGGACGAACTGGACGTGCAGGAGCAGCAGGAACTGCTTTAACTTTTTTCACGCACGCAAATGCAAAATTCACTAGGGATCTAATCAAGATCCTTCAAGAAGCAGGTCAGGTTGTGAGCCCTGCATTAGCTGCAATGGCCCGATCAAGTGGTAGTTTCGGAG GATCCGGTGGGAACTTCCGCAATAGAGGACGAGGAGGAGGGTTTGGGAACCGGGGCATGAGTTCTGGTTCAAATACTGTTCCTATCGGTTACAAGAGACCATGGTAG
- the LOC103443458 gene encoding copper methylamine oxidase-like (The RefSeq protein has 2 substitutions compared to this genomic sequence) — protein sequence MASASKKTTPSCCFRPDSAALVPRQAAPAAKTSSSAVVSASGIQDWSSVAGAEDRRDDQRPKNIAMAALIPKPSANASTAGIPIMLRPQTRHPLDPLSAAEISVAVATVRAAGATPEVRDSMRFVEVVLLEPDKHVVALADAYFFPPFQPSLLPRTKGGPIIPTKLPPRRARLVVYNKKSNKTSTWIVELSEVHAATRGGHHRGKVVSSEVVPDVQPPMDAVEYAECEAVVKDFPPFREAMKKRGIEDMDLVMVDAWCVGYHSEADSPSQRLAKPLIFCRTESDCPMENGYARPVEGIYILVDMQNMMVIKFEDRKLVPLPPADPLRNYTPGETRGGVDRSDIKPLQIIQPEGPSFRVNGYFVEWQKWNFRIGFTPREGLVIYSVAYVDGNRGRRPVAHRLSFVEMVVPYGDPNDPHYRKNAFDAGEDGLGKNAHSLKKGCDCLGLIKYFDAHFTNFTGGIETIENCVCLHEEDHGILWKHQDWRTGLAEVRRSRRLTVSFICTVANYEYGFFWHFYQDGKIEAEVKLTGILSLGALQPGEVRKYGTVIAPGLYAPVHQHFFVARMDMAVDCKPGETYNQVVEMDVKVEKPGENNVHSNAFYAEETLLRTESEAMRDCNPLTARHWIVQNTRTVNRTGQLTGYKLVPGSNCLPLAGPEAKFLRRAAFLKHNLWVTPYSRDEMFPGGEFPNQNPRAGEGLATWVKKNRSLEETDIVLWYVFGITHVPRLEDWPVMPVERIGFMLMPHGFFNASPAVDVPPSACELEAKENDVKDSGVAKPIQSGLLAKL from the exons ATGGCCTCAGCTTCGAAAAAAACGACGCCTTCCTGTTGCTTCCGCCCCGATTCGGCGGCTCTCGTTCCGCGCCAGGCGGCGCCGGCGGCGAAGACTTCTTCCAGCGCCGTCGTCTCGGCTTCCGGTATTCAAGATTGGAGTAGCGTCGCTGGCGCCGAGGATCGGCGCGATGATCAGCGCCCCAAGAATATCGCCATGGCGGCCTTGATTCCCAAACCTTCCGCCAATGCCTCCACTGCAG GCATCCCAATCATGCTTAGGCCTCAAACAAGGCACCCGTTGGACCCTTTATCTGCTGCTGAAATCTCTGTCGCAGTGGCAACTGTCAGGGCAGCTGGAGCGACGCCTGAG GTTAGAGATAGTATGCGTTTTGTTGAAGTGGTTCTATTGGAACCAGATAAACACGTTGTTGCATTAGCAGATGCATACTTCTTCCCACCTTTCCAGCCATCATTACTTCCCAGAACCAAAGGTGGACCTATAATCCCAACCAAGCTTCCCCCTCGGCGAGCTAGACTTGTTGTTTACAATAAGAAGTCAAATGAGACAAGCACGTGGATTGTTGAGCTATCAGAAGTACATGCAGCTACTCGAGGTGGACATCACAGAGGAAAAGTAGTATCATCAGAAGTTGTTCCAGATGTTCAGCCTCCCATG GATGCTGTAGAATATGCAGAATGTGAAGCTGTTGTGAAAGACTTTCCTCCATTTAGAGAGGCTATGAAGAAGAGAGGTATTGAAGACATGGACCTTGTGATGGTTGATGCCTG GTGTGTTGGCTATCATAGTGAGGCTGATTCTCCTAGCCAAAGGCTTGCTAAACCACTGATATTCTGTAGAACTGAGAGTGACTGCCCTATGGAAAATGGTTACGCACGCCCAGTTGAGGGCATCTATATACTTGTTGATATGCAAAACATGATGGTGATAAAGTTTGAAGACCGTAAACTTGTTCCCCTACCTCCAGCCGATCCGTTGAGGAACTATACTCCTGGAGAAACAAGAGGTGGTGTTGATCGAAGTGATATAAAACCTTTACAAATTATTCAGCCTGAAGGTCCAAGCTTCCGTGTTAATGGGTACTTTGTGGAGTGGCAGAAG TGGAATTTTCGTATTGGATTCACTCCCAGGGAGGGACTGGTTATATATTCTGTGGCCTATGTTGACGGCAATAGAGGGCGAAGGCCTGTAGCCCATAGGTTGAGTTTTGTGGAAATGGTGGTGCCATATGGAGATCCAAATGATCCACATTATAGAAAAAATGCTTTCGATGCCGGGGAAGACGGCCTTGGTAAAAATGCACATTCTCTAAAGAAG GGGTGTGATTGTTTGGGCTTAATCAAATACTTTGATGCACATTTTACGAACTTCACTGGAGGTATTGAAACTATCGAAAATTGTGTATGTTTGCACGAAGAAGATCATGGAATTCTGTGGAAGCATCAGGACTGGAGAACAGGCTTAGCAGAAGTGCGCAGGTCAAGAAGGCTAACAGTGTCATTTATATGTACTGTGGCTAATTATGAGTACGGGTTCTTCTGGCACTTTTATCAG GATGGTAAAATTGAAGCTGAAGTTAAACTTACTGGAATTCTCAGCTTGGGAGCACTTCAACCTGGAGAGGTTAGAAAGTATGGTACTGTGATTGCACCTGGGCTATATGCACCAGTTCATCAACACTTTTTTGTTGCTCGTATGGATATGGCTGTTGATTGCAAGCCTGGAGAAACTTACAATCAG GTTGTGGAGATGGATGTTAAGGTTGAGAAACCTGGAGAGAATAACGTCCACAGCAATGCATTTTATGCCGAGGAGACACTTCTCAGGACTGAATCGGAGGCTATGCGTGACTGTAATCCTTTGACGGCTCGCCATTGGATT GTACAGAACACACGAACTGTAAATAGGACCGGACAGTTAACAGGCTACAAGCTTGTTCCTGGTTCAAACTGTTTGCCATTAGCTGGTCCTGAGGCCAAGTTTTTGCGAAGAGCAGCTTTCCTGAAACATAATCTATGGGTTACACCATATTCACGTGATGAGATGTTTCCTGGAGGAGAGTTTCCAAATCAAAATCCGCGTGCTGGTGAAGGATTAGCCACATGGGTTAAGAAAAATCGCTCTCTGGAAGAAACTGATATAGTTCTTTG GTATGTATTTGGAATCACACACGTACCACGGTTAGAAGATTGGCCTGTTATGCCAGTGGAGCGCATTGGATTTATGCTCATG CCTCACGGATTCTTCAACGCCTCTCCAGCAGTGGATGTTCCACCAAGTGCGTGTGAATTGGAAGCCAAAGAAAATGATGTCAAAGACAGTGGAGTAGCCAAGCCGATTCAGAACGGGTTGCTAGCAAAGCTCTGA
- the LOC103443459 gene encoding DNA repair protein XRCC3 homolog, producing the protein MTPENLLTRPPIADKLTLGCPVLDRCLGGGVPCCSIMELVAESSCGKTQFCLQLALSAQLPPSHGGLSASSLYLHTEFPFPFRRLHQLSQAFRSSHPHLVAINPCEDVYVDSVHDAYQMLDIMPKVESFVESAKTRLPVRLIVIDSIAALFRTEFNNTPLDLKRRSSLFFKISGKLKSLANRFRVAVVVTNQVVDFMGASDGVNGVKVGNFGSLHSSGRRVCPALGLAWANCVNSRVFLSRNEVVVAEGNSNELEDGLCRQTKRRLDILFAPHLPQASCEFVITRQGVFGVESADR; encoded by the coding sequence ATGACACCAGAAAATCTCTTAACCCGTCCTCCCATCGCCGATAAATTAACGCTGGGCTGCCCAGTCCTCGACCGCTGCCTCGGTGGCGGCGTCCCCTGCTGTTCAATAATGGAGCTTGTAGCTGAAAGCAGTTGCGGCAAGACTCAATTTTGCCTCCAACTCGCCCTCTCCGCTCAGCTCCCGCCCTCCCACGGCGGCCTCTCCGCCTCCTCCCTTTACCTCCACACCGAGTTCCCTTTCCCCTTTCGCCGCCTCCACCAACTCTCCCAAGCATTTCGCTCCTCACACCCACACCTCGTAGCCATTAACCCCTGTGAAGATGTGTATGTTGATAGTGTGCACGACGCATACCAGATGCTTGATATAATGCCAAAGGTAGAGTCTTTCGTTGAAAGTGCAAAAACCCGGTTGCCTGTCAGGCTAATTGTGATTGATTCCATCGCGGCGCTGTTCCGGACTGAATTTAACAACACCCCTTTGGATCTTAAGCGGAGGTCGTCGCTGTTTTTCAAGATTTCCGGGAAGTTGAAGTCATTAGCGAATAGGTTCCGGGTGGCAGTGGTGGTGACGAACCAGGTGGTTGATTTTATGGGGGCAAGTGATGGGGTAAATGGAGTCAAAGTGGGCAACTTTGGCTCATTGCACTCTTCTGGAAGGCGGGTTTGCCCTGCTTTGGGACTTGCTTGGGCAAATTGCGTGAATTCGAGGGTCTTCTTGTCGAGAAATGAGGTGGTTGTTGCCGAAGGGAATAGTAATGAGCTGGAGGATGGTCTTTGTAGGCAAACAAAGAGGCGACTTGATATTCTTTTTGCGCCTCATTTGCCCCAAGCATCGTGTGAATTTGTCATCACACGCCAAGGAGTGTTTGGAGTTGAGTCAGCTGACAGATAA